A window from Bacteroidales bacterium encodes these proteins:
- the acpS gene encoding holo-ACP synthase, producing the protein MIIGIGVDIVDVNSFTESFNRSERFKQKVFTQNEIAYCESRPNKYQHYAVRFAAKEAVMKAIGTGWNKGIQWKQIETINEIIEVEQHQKSDKNVDAKGGKPEIILRGKALAITSKIGINKIFISLSHSEKQAIAFVVLENCK; encoded by the coding sequence ATGATAATTGGAATTGGAGTTGATATTGTTGATGTAAACTCATTTACTGAATCATTCAACAGAAGTGAAAGGTTTAAGCAAAAGGTTTTTACCCAAAATGAGATTGCTTATTGTGAAAGTAGACCTAATAAGTATCAACATTATGCTGTTCGCTTTGCTGCCAAAGAGGCAGTAATGAAAGCCATTGGAACTGGTTGGAATAAAGGCATACAGTGGAAGCAAATTGAAACAATAAATGAGATAATAGAAGTTGAGCAACATCAAAAAAGCGATAAGAATGTTGATGCGAAAGGGGGAAAACCAGAAATAATATTAAGAGGAAAAGCATTAGCAATAACAAGTAAAATCGGGATTAATAAAATATTTATATCATTGTCGCATAGTGAAAAACAAGCTATTGCATTTGTTGTTTTAGAAAATTGTAAATAA
- a CDS encoding helix-turn-helix transcriptional regulator gives MDNIDRMGKNISLIICNHNDEYIFKPYLTRYECHFVSTLSKIRYKLTKYHFDILLLYINFEQTTDEYIILNYIGASFPNIYSIAILKEPSYRTSHFLGTCNVKEVLAYSELNLLDSKLSNIHNTKITLTKFSIFIENHPMNMQKILAFIEQNYLNIFTITDIADYIGVTESTISREFQKNKLCSPKRLLMYFKVMHSVELLKRTGLKIKEIANLSGFTNEQRFIECFIRVFGKSPSEFRNKGIVRGVGIGSQESVIDIK, from the coding sequence ATGGATAATATTGACAGAATGGGAAAAAATATTTCTTTAATAATTTGTAATCACAATGATGAATATATTTTTAAACCTTATTTAACGCGATATGAATGTCACTTTGTAAGCACATTATCAAAAATACGTTATAAACTTACAAAATACCATTTTGATATCTTGTTGTTGTATATAAACTTTGAACAAACCACAGATGAGTATATTATCTTAAACTATATTGGGGCTAGTTTTCCAAATATTTACAGTATAGCCATTTTAAAGGAACCTAGTTACAGAACTTCACATTTTCTTGGAACTTGTAATGTGAAAGAAGTACTTGCATACTCAGAACTGAATCTTCTTGACAGCAAACTTTCAAACATTCATAATACAAAGATAACACTAACTAAATTTTCTATTTTTATTGAAAATCACCCAATGAATATGCAAAAAATACTAGCTTTTATAGAGCAAAATTATCTTAACATTTTTACTATTACTGATATTGCTGATTATATAGGAGTAACCGAAAGTACAATTTCGCGAGAATTTCAAAAGAACAAACTTTGTTCTCCTAAACGATTGTTGATGTATTTTAAAGTAATGCATTCTGTTGAACTTTTAAAGAGGACCGGCTTGAAAATTAAAGAAATTGCAAACTTGTCGGGATTTACGAATGAACAGAGATTTATTGAGTGTTTTATTAGGGTATTTGGCAAATCACCTTCTGAATTTAGAAATAAAGGGATTGTGAGAGGGGTTGGTATAGGTAGTCAAGAAAGCGTAATAGATATCAAATAA
- a CDS encoding radical SAM protein codes for MYKSSYYNCLIPVPELNEYLLFNTCTGGLIALNENEGHFIKELIDGTINITEIDKYQSLYDNLRERGYLVSSELDEIELYKEKYIERTNRLFYSEDANIVLTLATTNACNMECPYCYEFTKNSSVFSNDSMDKLIIFLESVIKNSPIKNWRGFGITWYGGEPLIGKNVIESLTPQLISFAKKNGMEYKADIITNGILLTDETWEMLQKNNVNWAQITIDGPKHVHNKNRPLKNKNEKNYERILENIAKIPDGMRVTIRVNTDKEVVDSFGELLEDLKSYGIWPQRYKNINVSPSLLRTYPQANEIDTSCRIPNKEFNIYYQKLRQMKFDFFNDWASKNNVNHGRLIFQVEKPSFEDCWSIISPYNFCIDADGFTHKCWEDVNDVNTRLQSISEEFDIEKYRFSLNYNRISVSGCDICKYLPVCGDISCPQHHNKIAKCIYKDGSIEEGIKAQYLKYSENPDIMFLKK; via the coding sequence ATGTATAAAAGTAGTTATTACAATTGTTTGATTCCTGTGCCAGAATTAAATGAATATTTATTATTTAATACTTGTACGGGCGGTTTAATTGCTCTAAATGAAAACGAAGGTCATTTTATTAAAGAGTTGATTGATGGTACTATTAATATTACAGAAATTGATAAATATCAATCCTTATATGATAATTTACGAGAAAGGGGATATTTAGTTTCATCGGAGTTAGATGAAATTGAATTATATAAAGAAAAATATATTGAAAGAACCAATAGATTATTTTATTCTGAAGATGCAAACATTGTATTAACTCTGGCTACCACAAATGCTTGTAATATGGAATGCCCTTATTGTTATGAGTTTACGAAAAACAGTAGTGTTTTTAGCAATGATAGCATGGACAAACTAATTATTTTTCTTGAGAGCGTAATTAAGAATTCCCCAATTAAAAATTGGAGAGGATTTGGAATTACATGGTATGGTGGAGAGCCATTAATTGGAAAGAATGTAATAGAATCTCTTACTCCCCAACTTATCTCTTTTGCTAAAAAAAACGGAATGGAATACAAAGCGGATATAATTACAAATGGTATTCTGCTAACTGATGAAACATGGGAAATGCTTCAGAAAAACAATGTTAATTGGGCTCAGATTACAATAGATGGGCCAAAGCATGTTCATAATAAAAATAGGCCATTAAAAAACAAGAATGAAAAAAATTATGAAAGGATTTTAGAAAATATTGCCAAAATCCCAGATGGAATGAGAGTGACTATCCGTGTAAATACGGACAAAGAAGTTGTGGATAGTTTTGGCGAGTTATTAGAAGATTTAAAATCCTATGGAATTTGGCCTCAGCGTTATAAAAATATTAATGTTTCCCCTTCATTATTGAGAACCTACCCGCAAGCGAATGAAATTGATACTTCATGTAGGATTCCTAATAAGGAATTTAATATATATTACCAAAAATTACGCCAAATGAAGTTTGATTTTTTTAACGATTGGGCTTCTAAAAACAATGTTAACCATGGAAGGTTAATATTTCAAGTTGAAAAACCAAGTTTTGAAGATTGCTGGTCAATAATTTCACCATATAATTTTTGTATAGATGCTGATGGTTTTACACATAAGTGTTGGGAGGATGTTAATGATGTAAATACAAGGTTACAGAGTATTTCAGAAGAATTCGATATTGAGAAATATAGATTCTCATTAAATTATAATCGTATTTCCGTATCTGGGTGCGATATTTGCAAATATTTACCAGTGTGTGGCGATATTAGTTGTCCTCAGCACCATAATAAAATTGCAAAATGTATTTATAAGGACGGTTCAATTGAAGAAGGAATAAAAGCTCAATATTTAAAATATTCTGAAAATCCTGATATTATGTTTTTAAAAAAATAA
- a CDS encoding DUF1611 domain-containing protein yields the protein MRIKIGVIDSGIDRDHPRIKNCRIEGITLKKDNNKIEILANEFADESGHGTAIAGIIHQQIPDIEIVAVKLSSYNQNITEDLLIAAIEWCISHEEIKILNISMGIASKTPYHKLHDICKKAFDKGVIICAAHQNMPGFDTYPASFPFVFGVTTGYIQNKGEYGYDEDGDVFIAKGTTQRLAWTNKGYRITSGTSFATAHFSALVAKRLMDTNNCNITNEQLYHSLKEGSNKEVTILQYAPTTERFYFHKKDTNIDDLGERLFTSKYRLDFAKNIALFPICEKEFSTILNFRSLCPCNISICYDYPRRFNFFNQSISNEFLVKKSIEEEDFAMFDTLVVGYFLDQLFDANILFGYKLIESALKLNKNIITWDFNVYNYIKKQILKLKLNYTGTLYLPKATQKSFDEIMQFRHLPNVNVPVILVVGTSNKQGKITTQLRIMEVMSRDGYKLSHLSTEPQGILLGSEFVFPYGHKTTVTVNEDLWGRYISTVMKGIERYNRPHIIVSGTQGKFLPRGYSFEEYTGEGLLSSLHYLVGVLPDAIICAINPQDTVELINNMIQCIKIYSKAKILFFVMTPWERNYKTINKDKVVGEHKFLEENEMYEKMKELQNTLGLPVINIMDKNNDKFILDVIENAFSK from the coding sequence ATGAGAATCAAGATTGGAGTAATAGACAGTGGAATAGATAGGGATCACCCAAGAATTAAAAATTGTCGAATAGAAGGCATTACTCTAAAGAAAGATAATAATAAGATTGAAATATTGGCTAATGAATTTGCCGATGAAAGTGGACATGGTACTGCAATTGCAGGTATTATTCATCAGCAAATTCCTGATATTGAAATTGTGGCCGTAAAACTTTCTTCTTATAATCAAAATATTACCGAAGATTTATTAATAGCTGCAATTGAATGGTGCATTTCTCATGAGGAGATAAAGATACTAAATATCAGTATGGGAATTGCAAGTAAAACTCCCTATCATAAGCTGCATGATATATGTAAAAAAGCTTTTGATAAAGGGGTCATTATCTGTGCCGCTCATCAAAATATGCCAGGGTTTGATACATACCCTGCTAGTTTTCCTTTTGTATTTGGTGTGACTACTGGATATATCCAAAACAAAGGGGAATATGGATACGACGAAGATGGGGACGTATTTATTGCAAAAGGAACTACACAACGCTTAGCATGGACAAATAAAGGTTACAGAATTACATCTGGGACAAGTTTTGCAACAGCCCATTTTAGTGCCTTGGTTGCAAAACGACTTATGGATACGAACAATTGTAATATAACAAATGAACAATTGTATCATTCTCTGAAGGAAGGTTCCAATAAAGAAGTTACTATCCTTCAATATGCACCGACCACTGAAAGATTTTATTTTCATAAAAAGGATACAAACATTGATGATCTAGGAGAAAGATTATTTACTTCAAAGTATCGTTTAGATTTTGCAAAAAATATCGCCCTTTTTCCCATTTGTGAAAAAGAATTTAGCACAATCCTTAATTTCAGGAGTTTATGTCCATGCAATATTTCAATATGCTATGATTACCCAAGACGTTTTAATTTCTTTAATCAATCTATTAGCAATGAATTTTTAGTAAAAAAGAGTATTGAAGAGGAAGATTTTGCTATGTTTGACACGCTTGTTGTCGGATATTTTCTGGATCAATTATTTGATGCAAACATTCTTTTTGGATATAAACTAATCGAAAGTGCTTTAAAACTAAATAAAAACATTATTACATGGGATTTTAATGTATATAATTATATAAAAAAACAAATTTTAAAACTCAAATTGAATTATACGGGAACTTTATATCTGCCTAAGGCAACTCAGAAATCATTTGATGAAATAATGCAATTCAGGCATCTTCCAAATGTTAATGTACCCGTAATATTGGTTGTTGGAACAAGTAATAAGCAAGGAAAAATAACAACACAATTGCGAATTATGGAAGTTATGTCCAGAGATGGATATAAATTATCCCATTTATCGACAGAACCTCAAGGAATATTGTTGGGCTCAGAGTTTGTTTTTCCATATGGACATAAGACGACTGTTACTGTAAATGAAGATTTATGGGGTAGGTACATTAGTACCGTTATGAAAGGAATTGAAAGATATAATAGACCACATATTATAGTGAGCGGGACTCAAGGAAAGTTTTTACCGAGAGGTTATTCATTTGAGGAATATACAGGAGAAGGCCTTTTATCATCACTTCATTATTTAGTTGGTGTATTACCGGATGCTATTATTTGTGCTATTAATCCTCAGGATACGGTTGAATTAATAAATAACATGATACAATGTATTAAGATTTATTCAAAAGCCAAGATTCTTTTTTTTGTAATGACTCCTTGGGAAAGAAACTATAAAACTATAAATAAAGACAAAGTGGTTGGAGAGCATAAATTTCTTGAAGAAAATGAAATGTATGAAAAAATGAAGGAACTTCAAAATACATTAGGCCTCCCTGTTATTAATATTATGGATAAGAATAATGACAAATTTATTCTCGATGTAATTGAAAATGCATTTTCAAAATGA
- a CDS encoding sigma-54-dependent Fis family transcriptional regulator: protein MSRSIMLVDDEDKLRNILSKVLTKEGYKVLAVGNGHQTLELYPSFTPDLMILDYKMPGMTGIELMNKIKESNPNQTFLFLTAFGNVSLAVEAIKEGAYDFIEKPFDNDRLLHTIHKALENNELKIKITTLKKQLFEKSAFDNIIGNSFKIQQVFSQVNKVAETNATVLLTGESGVGKELVAKAIHNTSFKKNGTFIAVNCGAIPIHLMESEFFGYEKGAFTDAKESKPGLFELANGGTLFLDEVAELTLEAQVKLLRVLEEKKIFRLGGKKTIPVDMRIISATNRNIEEKVKDGSFRLDLLYRLNLFTITIPPLRERKDDIPLLVDYFITKHNGTLNLKISNISKEAIETLMNYSWPGNIRDLENALQSAMILCCEGVITNAHLPSRVKGYVQLNEQNDLSYITPTILGKKEISPELEKEIITDALIKCKHHKSTTAKLLNISRKTLFNKMKKYNL, encoded by the coding sequence ATGAGTAGAAGTATTATGCTGGTTGACGATGAGGATAAACTTAGAAACATATTATCTAAGGTATTAACTAAGGAAGGCTATAAAGTATTAGCCGTTGGCAATGGTCATCAAACCTTAGAATTATATCCCTCCTTTACTCCTGATTTAATGATTCTAGACTATAAAATGCCTGGTATGACAGGGATAGAGTTAATGAACAAGATAAAAGAATCGAATCCAAACCAAACCTTCCTGTTTTTAACAGCATTTGGTAATGTGTCGCTTGCGGTTGAGGCAATAAAAGAGGGTGCTTATGATTTTATCGAAAAGCCCTTTGATAATGATCGGCTTTTACATACCATACACAAGGCATTAGAAAACAATGAATTAAAAATTAAAATAACCACCTTAAAGAAACAATTATTCGAAAAAAGTGCTTTTGATAATATTATTGGTAACAGTTTTAAAATTCAGCAAGTATTCTCACAGGTAAACAAAGTTGCCGAAACTAATGCTACCGTACTGCTTACTGGTGAAAGTGGTGTAGGCAAAGAACTTGTTGCTAAGGCCATTCACAATACTAGTTTTAAAAAAAATGGTACATTTATAGCCGTAAACTGTGGTGCTATTCCCATTCACTTAATGGAAAGTGAATTTTTTGGCTATGAAAAAGGAGCTTTTACAGATGCTAAAGAATCAAAACCGGGTCTATTTGAATTAGCCAATGGAGGCACTTTGTTTCTTGATGAAGTAGCGGAACTTACTCTTGAAGCCCAAGTTAAATTATTAAGAGTACTTGAAGAAAAAAAAATTTTCAGGCTCGGGGGCAAAAAAACAATTCCTGTGGATATGAGAATTATCTCTGCAACTAATAGAAATATTGAAGAAAAAGTTAAAGATGGAAGTTTTCGACTGGATTTACTGTACCGTTTAAATCTTTTTACTATCACAATTCCTCCGCTGAGAGAAAGAAAAGATGATATACCCCTTTTGGTTGATTACTTTATTACAAAACACAATGGCACACTTAACCTCAAAATAAGCAACATATCAAAAGAAGCGATTGAAACCCTTATGAATTATTCCTGGCCTGGTAATATAAGAGATCTTGAAAACGCCTTGCAAAGCGCAATGATATTGTGTTGCGAAGGGGTCATAACAAACGCCCATTTACCTTCGCGCGTTAAGGGATATGTGCAATTGAATGAGCAAAATGATTTGTCATATATTACTCCAACAATTCTAGGCAAAAAAGAAATAAGTCCCGAATTAGAAAAAGAAATAATTACTGATGCATTAATTAAATGTAAGCATCACAAATCAACAACGGCTAAACTACTTAATATAAGCAGAAAAACCCTATTCAATAAAATGAAAAAATATAATTTATAA
- a CDS encoding ABC transporter permease subunit, producing the protein MMLTLIKKEINLCLLETRIQILLITVFSLTFVVTILDSYEYKDKFEKYLTERNSSVDNLKKNQVYATIKPKLLKKPSELSIISKGVEDDMGDCVDFDYMNIPYTAYKVNKTNDYTSEFTNLDISKVLIWLISLISIFISYDLVSRENESGTLKLNLVNKISRNSLYLSKFIAACLLIFFIITSILFIISLIYIISPWLIINYEILSRFLFLFITLFLFSLFFITAGLFFSVISKSSVQSLVFCLTLWVILTIVIPSLIKLTIGNTNFTTENKKIHASQNEIMQQYWSKNDEAWTNYLNPLINDLKFCTFGGSPGWEPVLGANPATKEAIIKYYALLNPLKEKIANTKYEIANREIIVPLKKKLKKLYTLSYLSPITSTDIILMNISNTSYEDHFKFLDDARVYRDAVLKYVQSKNGIYSTRWFTPENDYYPFSANHPLCPTNVYKLTKTELANLSKYYQGVENNSDFILDLGDFPQFKSPFRNYSDFIQDIWLYFVAICMPSIILLALGFSFMNKYNLDK; encoded by the coding sequence ATGATGTTAACTTTAATTAAAAAGGAAATTAACCTTTGTCTTTTAGAGACAAGAATTCAAATTTTATTGATTACGGTATTTAGTCTTACCTTTGTAGTTACAATTCTAGATTCTTACGAATACAAAGATAAATTTGAAAAATATTTGACAGAACGTAATAGCTCTGTTGATAACCTTAAAAAAAATCAAGTTTATGCTACTATTAAACCTAAATTACTAAAAAAGCCATCAGAATTATCAATAATTTCAAAAGGTGTTGAAGACGATATGGGTGATTGTGTTGATTTTGATTATATGAACATTCCATACACCGCCTATAAAGTTAATAAAACTAACGATTATACAAGTGAATTTACAAACTTAGACATATCTAAAGTGTTGATATGGCTAATTAGTTTAATATCAATATTTATATCTTATGATTTGGTGTCTCGTGAAAACGAATCAGGAACTCTTAAATTAAATTTAGTAAATAAAATTTCGAGAAATAGCCTCTATTTGTCAAAATTTATTGCCGCATGTCTATTAATATTTTTTATTATAACATCGATACTTTTCATCATTTCTTTAATATATATAATTTCACCTTGGCTAATTATCAATTATGAAATTTTAAGTCGTTTCTTATTCCTTTTTATAACATTATTTCTATTTTCCCTTTTCTTCATCACTGCAGGTTTGTTTTTTTCTGTAATTTCAAAATCCTCAGTTCAATCATTAGTTTTTTGTCTAACATTATGGGTAATACTAACTATTGTAATTCCTAGTTTGATCAAATTAACTATTGGGAACACTAATTTCACTACAGAAAACAAAAAAATACATGCAAGTCAAAATGAAATAATGCAACAATATTGGTCGAAAAACGATGAAGCATGGACAAATTACTTAAATCCTTTAATCAATGATTTGAAATTTTGTACTTTCGGAGGAAGTCCTGGTTGGGAGCCTGTTTTGGGGGCTAATCCTGCAACAAAAGAAGCAATTATTAAATATTATGCATTATTGAATCCGCTCAAAGAGAAAATAGCTAATACGAAATATGAAATTGCTAATAGAGAAATAATAGTACCACTTAAAAAGAAGTTAAAAAAACTTTATACACTTTCTTATCTTTCTCCAATTACTTCTACAGACATAATTTTGATGAATATCTCGAATACCTCATACGAAGATCATTTCAAATTTCTAGATGATGCTCGGGTTTATAGAGATGCCGTTCTTAAATATGTACAAAGTAAGAATGGCATTTATTCAACAAGATGGTTTACTCCAGAAAATGATTATTATCCTTTTAGTGCAAATCACCCTCTTTGCCCAACTAACGTTTACAAGCTAACAAAGACAGAATTAGCAAACCTAAGTAAATATTACCAAGGTGTAGAAAATAATAGTGATTTTATTCTTGACTTGGGAGATTTCCCCCAATTTAAATCTCCATTTAGGAATTATTCAGACTTTATTCAAGATATCTGGTTATACTTTGTTGCTATTTGCATGCCAAGTATTATTTTGCTAGCATTAGGTTTTAGTTTTATGAATAAATATAATTTAGATAAATAA
- a CDS encoding ABC transporter ATP-binding protein: MLQASNLTKRYEDGKLALDSLSLEIKDGEIFFLLGANGAGKTTTINLFLNFIEPTDGNALINNIDIMREPLEAKKHVSYVSENVMLYGNFSARQNLDFFAKLGGKENLKKEDYYRLFNEVGLQEEAYEQKLKTFSKGMRQKVGLVIAMVKDANNILLDEPTSGLDPKAAGELIEILKKERNRGKAILMCTHDIFRARELADRVGIMKEGRLIKVLTHQEFINENIEKLYIEFTEGKEN, translated from the coding sequence ATGCTACAAGCCAGCAATTTAACCAAACGTTACGAAGACGGGAAATTAGCATTAGATTCTTTAAGCCTGGAAATTAAAGATGGTGAAATTTTTTTCTTATTAGGTGCTAATGGGGCAGGAAAAACAACAACCATTAATTTGTTCTTAAATTTTATTGAACCAACTGACGGCAATGCATTAATCAATAATATAGACATTATGAGAGAACCATTAGAAGCTAAAAAACATGTTTCTTATGTTTCTGAAAACGTAATGCTATATGGAAACTTTTCTGCAAGACAAAATCTCGATTTTTTCGCCAAACTTGGCGGTAAAGAAAATTTAAAAAAAGAAGACTATTATCGCCTGTTCAATGAGGTTGGTTTGCAGGAAGAAGCATATGAGCAAAAACTCAAAACCTTTTCAAAAGGCATGCGACAAAAAGTAGGATTGGTTATTGCTATGGTAAAAGATGCAAACAATATTCTTCTGGATGAACCAACATCTGGCTTAGACCCGAAAGCCGCAGGCGAATTAATAGAAATTTTGAAAAAAGAACGAAATAGAGGAAAAGCCATTTTAATGTGTACTCATGATATTTTTAGAGCCCGAGAATTGGCCGATAGAGTAGGTATAATGAAAGAAGGTCGATTAATAAAAGTTCTCACTCATCAGGAGTTTATTAACGAAAATATTGAAAAGTTATATATTGAATTTACAGAAGGTAAGGAGAATTAA
- a CDS encoding ABC transporter permease subunit, translating to MKYIFYKEIQNQIKDSRFYIIITIFLVLSILSGVIESFYFKENNEIYKQLNEEYHKELKDNSYSLQSIAFMNHLAIKKTFPYTFIVGANANNFPNYSIVFLPEIFFRGDYYQYIPKKSLNEHIPIFKFFRLDICFLNEILLSFLIILLVHDSICKEKEEKTISLILSNSIPKYKLLLGKISASFITISISFILGLVLQLLIIVSINNIPISNNLLFDYLLFIPISFLYILLWILITTFVSIFSKQSNIALSYLLIVWIAFVFVIPSIGKIIVSYNNKLTSSKEISLGFETIEKNMFDEAKLHNGGWRGGNIKANEIDNHIYERNFSPIYLKYMDKSNEYQNFIIKKQIDQLKYIYNISSVSPSFLYRRLCESIYGVGIKNHYRFLEDLKNYRNRLKIEIASIDAKDLDSFHFLFLPNYMSKKNLDPKLISEFNFNNCTTQEDFEYISLFILLFEVIIMFLIIYTFFIKYDPR from the coding sequence ATGAAATATATTTTTTATAAAGAAATTCAGAACCAAATCAAAGATAGTAGGTTTTATATAATTATTACTATTTTCCTTGTCCTATCCATTTTAAGTGGGGTAATTGAGTCTTTTTACTTTAAAGAGAATAATGAAATTTACAAACAGTTAAATGAAGAATATCACAAAGAATTAAAAGATAATTCTTATTCATTGCAAAGCATCGCTTTTATGAATCACCTAGCGATAAAAAAAACGTTTCCTTACACTTTTATTGTTGGTGCAAATGCGAATAATTTTCCTAATTATTCAATTGTTTTTTTACCAGAAATTTTTTTTAGAGGTGATTATTATCAATACATTCCTAAAAAATCACTGAATGAACATATCCCTATTTTCAAGTTTTTCAGATTGGATATTTGTTTTCTGAATGAAATATTACTGTCTTTTTTAATTATATTATTAGTTCATGATAGCATTTGTAAGGAAAAGGAAGAAAAAACTATAAGTTTAATTTTAAGTAATAGTATTCCTAAATATAAATTATTACTTGGGAAAATTTCTGCAAGTTTTATCACAATATCAATTTCTTTTATTCTTGGACTTGTTTTACAACTTTTAATAATAGTTTCTATTAATAACATACCTATATCAAATAATTTACTATTTGATTATTTACTTTTTATTCCCATATCCTTTTTATATATATTGTTATGGATACTAATTACTACTTTTGTTTCTATTTTTTCAAAACAATCAAACATAGCATTGTCATATTTACTGATAGTATGGATTGCCTTCGTTTTTGTAATACCTTCAATAGGAAAAATAATTGTTTCATATAATAATAAATTAACTAGTTCGAAAGAAATTAGTCTTGGTTTCGAGACTATTGAGAAAAACATGTTTGACGAAGCCAAATTACATAATGGCGGATGGAGAGGAGGCAATATTAAAGCAAATGAAATAGACAATCATATTTATGAACGAAACTTCTCTCCAATATATCTAAAATACATGGATAAAAGTAATGAATATCAAAATTTCATTATAAAAAAACAAATAGATCAATTAAAATACATCTACAATATTTCATCTGTTTCACCATCTTTTTTATATAGGCGATTATGTGAGTCAATTTATGGGGTTGGAATTAAAAATCATTATAGATTTCTTGAAGATTTGAAAAATTATAGGAATAGGTTGAAAATCGAAATAGCATCTATTGATGCCAAAGATTTAGACTCATTCCATTTCTTATTTCTCCCTAATTACATGTCAAAGAAAAACTTAGATCCAAAACTGATCTCAGAGTTTAACTTTAATAATTGTACTACCCAAGAAGATTTCGAGTATATTTCTCTTTTTATTCTCCTTTTTGAGGTTATTATTATGTTTCTTATTATTTACACTTTTTTCATTAAATATGATCCGCGATAA
- a CDS encoding acyl carrier protein, giving the protein MNDLEIKAKIVSLAKNILGDNSCSDDNEILHYILSESAQALEFVCLIEDEFNIEFEDEEIDIDFFMDYNVITTRILKHL; this is encoded by the coding sequence ATGAATGATCTAGAAATCAAAGCAAAAATAGTTTCATTGGCTAAAAATATATTAGGAGATAACTCATGTTCTGATGACAATGAAATTCTTCATTATATTTTAAGTGAATCGGCCCAAGCCCTTGAATTTGTCTGTTTAATTGAAGATGAATTTAATATAGAGTTTGAAGATGAAGAAATTGATATCGATTTTTTTATGGACTATAATGTAATTACTACTCGAATTTTAAAGCATTTGTAA